A stretch of Lentibacillus sp. JNUCC-1 DNA encodes these proteins:
- the spoIIIAA gene encoding stage III sporulation protein AA: protein MIEIRRLFPASIEQAISQHVNLKWDILQEIRIRVGQPIELIFDDGYISIKNPIPAANDAKHIMNKLSAFSLYRMEEELRHGYVTIEGGHRVGLAGSVNTIDGYVKAIQHVMFFNIRIAKEKKGCALPVLPHLYNQGLYKNTLLIGPPQTGKTTLLRDLTRLISTGWSDTAAQKVAVIDERSELGGAIKGIPQHDLGFRTDLLDACPKAEGMMMVIRSMSPDVLVVDEIGSDADVKALMEALNAGVSVICSIHGYTLEDIKKRPSLNTLFNQSVFERFIVLNRHHQPGKVGAILDQQEQNVVVQKRCSEHDVDWRDSFNRHHNIGRFRRQSPAARKAKTYSTT, encoded by the coding sequence ATGATTGAAATTCGTCGTTTATTTCCAGCATCCATAGAACAAGCGATCTCGCAGCATGTCAATTTGAAATGGGACATATTACAAGAGATCCGTATTAGAGTTGGCCAGCCAATTGAATTGATATTTGATGATGGCTACATTTCAATTAAGAATCCGATACCGGCTGCAAACGACGCCAAACACATTATGAATAAATTGAGTGCTTTTTCGCTTTATAGAATGGAAGAGGAGCTGCGTCATGGATATGTCACCATTGAAGGCGGGCATAGAGTAGGTCTTGCTGGAAGTGTCAATACAATTGATGGTTATGTGAAAGCCATACAGCACGTCATGTTCTTTAATATTAGAATCGCCAAAGAGAAAAAGGGATGTGCGCTTCCTGTTCTCCCACATCTGTATAACCAAGGTCTTTATAAAAATACGTTGCTTATAGGACCGCCGCAAACAGGTAAAACAACATTGCTTAGAGATCTGACCAGACTCATATCAACTGGATGGAGCGATACAGCAGCTCAAAAAGTCGCTGTTATTGATGAACGCTCTGAACTTGGCGGGGCTATTAAAGGCATTCCTCAGCATGATCTCGGCTTCCGGACAGACTTATTGGACGCTTGTCCGAAAGCAGAAGGCATGATGATGGTGATTCGTTCCATGTCTCCAGATGTCCTTGTGGTTGACGAAATCGGCTCAGATGCAGATGTGAAGGCATTAATGGAAGCCTTGAATGCCGGAGTGTCTGTCATATGCTCTATACACGGCTACACACTAGAGGACATCAAGAAGAGGCCTTCTCTTAACACTTTATTCAACCAGAGTGTCTTTGAACGGTTTATTGTTTTGAACAGACATCATCAACCTGGAAAGGTCGGGGCAATTCTTGACCAACAGGAGCAAAACGTCGTGGTGCAAAAGAGGTGTTCAGAACATGATGTGGATTGGCGCGATTCTTTTAATCGGCACCACAACATTGGCAGGTTTCGACGTCAGTCACCGGCTGCAAGAAAGGCCAAAACATATTCGACAACTTAA
- the spoIIIAB gene encoding stage III sporulation protein SpoIIIAB: protein MMWIGAILLIGTTTLAGFDVSHRLQERPKHIRQLKNALQVLEAEILYSQLPLQDAFNMVAKQVPNPTGNFFASLSKRLETLPDHFGDLWEQELSQFMHHACINRNDREIMMQFGRTLGQHDFEQQQKHIYLANSHLDRELEEARDNQIRYAKLAKSLGVLFGLFIVLLLI, encoded by the coding sequence ATGATGTGGATTGGCGCGATTCTTTTAATCGGCACCACAACATTGGCAGGTTTCGACGTCAGTCACCGGCTGCAAGAAAGGCCAAAACATATTCGACAACTTAAAAATGCTCTGCAGGTTCTGGAAGCAGAAATCTTATATAGCCAATTGCCTTTGCAGGACGCTTTTAATATGGTCGCCAAACAAGTTCCGAACCCAACCGGGAATTTCTTCGCATCATTAAGTAAAAGGCTTGAAACATTGCCGGATCATTTCGGAGATCTCTGGGAACAGGAATTGAGTCAATTTATGCATCACGCCTGTATAAATCGGAATGATCGGGAAATCATGATGCAGTTTGGGCGAACACTTGGCCAGCATGACTTCGAACAACAGCAAAAACATATTTATTTAGCGAACAGCCACTTAGATCGAGAACTTGAGGAGGCACGGGACAACCAGATTAGGTACGCGAAATTAGCCAAAAGTCTTGGTGTCTTGTTTGGATTATTTATCGTGCTGCTGCTCATTTAG
- the spoIIIAC gene encoding stage III sporulation protein AC: MLYDATILFQIAGIGIIVALIHTILKQMGKEEIAQFATLVGFVIVLLIVVNSLSNLFQQIKSVFLFQG; this comes from the coding sequence ATGTTGTACGATGCAACCATCTTATTTCAGATTGCAGGAATTGGCATCATAGTGGCTCTCATTCATACGATTTTAAAGCAAATGGGAAAAGAGGAAATTGCTCAATTCGCCACACTGGTGGGATTCGTGATTGTGCTGCTGATTGTAGTCAACAGCTTATCTAACCTGTTTCAACAAATTAAATCAGTTTTCCTCTTTCAGGGGTAA
- the spoIIIAD gene encoding stage III sporulation protein AD: MGIVQIVMLGMIASLLYLVLKETNGTFAHFLIIITSIIIFVIVISQIGSILDLIHSLGQRANIDVMYMNTILKIIGIAYIVELGANITKDAGLGSVAAKIELAGKVFIIILAIPIITAVIDAILGFLPAV, translated from the coding sequence ATGGGTATCGTGCAAATTGTAATGCTTGGAATGATTGCCAGTCTCCTTTACTTGGTCTTGAAAGAGACTAATGGAACCTTTGCTCACTTTCTGATCATTATAACCAGCATCATTATTTTTGTAATTGTGATCAGCCAGATTGGCTCAATTTTAGATCTGATTCATTCGTTGGGCCAGCGTGCAAACATCGACGTCATGTATATGAATACCATTTTAAAAATTATTGGCATCGCCTACATTGTGGAACTTGGGGCAAACATTACCAAAGATGCAGGTTTAGGATCAGTAGCAGCGAAAATAGAGTTAGCAGGGAAAGTTTTCATCATCATATTGGCCATTCCTATTATCACAGCTGTAATTGATGCAATTCTTGGTTTTTTGCCTGCCGTGTAG
- the spoIIIAE gene encoding stage III sporulation protein AE, producing the protein MKWTKYLIATLITCCILLMNSVVIFGETMPDEKKNEMTEEINLDGIQTYWQKIVQDYGPYIDGLNKGPVSEMIKGDASISFKNIFYGLLEYLFHELILNGKLMGSLLLLTLFSAVLQTMHNAFEGSTVSRVAYFVVYLVLIYLALNSFYLSVTYAKNAIDGMSGFMIALIPLVLGLMATFGQVVSVSFFHPFIIFLIHLSGIIVSRFIMPLLFLSALMHIVSSLNDRYKVTHLADLFKNVALGVLGSFMTIFIGVMSVQGAASAIQDGVAMKTAKFITGNFIPVVGRTLTDAADTMLSASLLLKNAVGVVGLAILVMLALFPAVKIFVIAFVYKLSAALLQPLGDGPVITVMNTMSKFIVYILACLLIVTFMFFLAIAIIVISSNITLLLR; encoded by the coding sequence ATGAAGTGGACAAAGTATCTAATCGCAACCTTGATAACATGCTGCATCCTGCTTATGAATTCTGTTGTAATCTTTGGTGAGACAATGCCAGATGAGAAGAAAAATGAAATGACTGAGGAGATTAATCTAGATGGTATTCAAACCTATTGGCAGAAGATCGTTCAGGATTATGGCCCTTATATTGATGGGTTAAATAAAGGACCTGTTTCTGAAATGATTAAAGGTGATGCCTCCATTTCTTTCAAGAACATTTTCTACGGCTTACTTGAATATTTGTTTCATGAACTGATTTTAAATGGGAAATTGATGGGTTCCTTATTGCTATTGACGTTATTTTCAGCTGTTCTTCAAACAATGCATAATGCTTTTGAAGGAAGCACAGTGAGTAGGGTGGCATACTTTGTTGTTTATCTGGTTTTGATTTACTTGGCTTTGAACAGCTTTTATCTCTCTGTGACATATGCCAAGAATGCCATTGACGGAATGAGTGGATTCATGATTGCCCTGATTCCCCTTGTACTTGGACTAATGGCTACTTTTGGACAAGTTGTATCAGTTTCATTTTTCCATCCCTTCATCATATTTCTGATCCATTTGAGTGGCATTATTGTATCGCGGTTTATTATGCCTTTGTTATTTCTATCTGCATTGATGCACATCGTAAGCAGTCTGAATGATCGGTATAAAGTGACACATTTAGCTGACCTGTTCAAAAATGTTGCCCTGGGAGTGCTCGGATCATTTATGACGATTTTCATAGGTGTGATGTCTGTTCAGGGGGCAGCAAGCGCCATTCAAGATGGCGTGGCAATGAAAACGGCTAAATTTATAACAGGCAACTTCATACCCGTCGTAGGGAGAACATTGACGGATGCAGCCGATACAATGCTGAGCGCTTCCTTGTTGTTGAAAAATGCCGTTGGAGTGGTCGGTCTCGCAATCCTCGTGATGCTGGCTTTGTTTCCTGCCGTAAAGATATTTGTAATTGCCTTTGTTTACAAACTATCTGCTGCTCTACTTCAACCGTTGGGGGACGGACCGGTTATTACCGTAATGAATACCATGAGCAAATTTATTGTTTACATCCTGGCTTGTTTATTGATTGTCACGTTTATGTTTTTCTTGGCAATTGCCATTATTGTCATTTCCAGCAATATTACCTTGCTTTTAAGATAG
- the spoIIIAF gene encoding stage III sporulation protein AF, with amino-acid sequence MDAIIQWVSQIIIFILLATIIDLLIPQTGLKKYINLVVGLILILIFLKPVFHIFNMDIQEALSRSYKQIEQQEINLVESEKKMEFQKKDIQASQDAYILEQMASRLKELADPPLRNGVHYEVADIKFEFKGGTEMTLENMETLIVFVKPSESQEGVVKQVNEIEISTNDEHIQEESLPSDEIKDILQSTWEIETDRLEIVWGGGIN; translated from the coding sequence ATGGATGCGATCATACAATGGGTTTCGCAAATTATTATCTTTATTTTACTAGCCACCATTATTGATTTGCTGATCCCTCAAACAGGGTTAAAAAAGTATATTAATCTCGTTGTTGGACTGATTTTAATTTTAATCTTTTTAAAGCCTGTTTTTCATATATTTAATATGGACATACAGGAGGCGTTAAGCCGCTCGTACAAACAGATCGAGCAACAAGAAATAAATCTGGTGGAATCAGAAAAAAAGATGGAATTTCAAAAAAAGGATATACAAGCCTCCCAAGATGCATATATTTTAGAACAGATGGCAAGCAGATTAAAAGAATTGGCTGATCCGCCTTTAAGAAACGGTGTTCATTATGAAGTTGCAGATATTAAGTTTGAATTCAAGGGCGGAACTGAAATGACGCTTGAAAACATGGAAACATTGATTGTTTTTGTTAAACCATCAGAAAGTCAGGAGGGGGTCGTCAAACAGGTAAATGAAATTGAGATTTCCACTAATGATGAACATATACAAGAAGAGTCACTTCCTAGTGACGAGATTAAAGATATTCTACAGTCAACCTGGGAAATTGAAACAGACCGGTTGGAAATTGTCTGGGGAGGGGGGATAAATTGA
- the spoIIIAG gene encoding stage III sporulation protein AG, translated as MKNFFKDFFSGEQGGRDTDGKTSKKTRYLIIISLVGLLFIIVGNAFSKTDDSSSSEPPDTSPPEEQSTQSSPPQAEKGTSNIGELEHSYEADLKGLLEQIDGVSDVRVMVNLDSTDVKIYERNLVTGKQTTQEEDTNGGTRLVEDHTEDSQTVLVRKGDQEVPLLVQTKKPEVRGFWLSRMELTTLLLSSG; from the coding sequence TTGAAGAATTTCTTTAAAGACTTTTTTTCTGGAGAACAAGGCGGGCGTGACACTGACGGAAAAACGTCTAAAAAAACACGTTATCTCATTATTATTAGCTTAGTTGGTCTGCTTTTCATCATTGTGGGAAATGCTTTTTCAAAAACCGATGACAGTTCTTCCTCAGAACCGCCGGATACTTCACCACCGGAAGAACAGAGTACACAGTCAAGCCCTCCGCAGGCGGAAAAAGGAACGTCGAATATCGGCGAACTTGAACATAGTTATGAGGCGGATTTAAAAGGGTTGCTGGAACAAATTGATGGGGTCTCGGATGTGCGCGTAATGGTGAATCTTGATTCAACCGACGTTAAGATCTATGAACGTAACCTTGTAACCGGAAAGCAGACAACCCAGGAGGAGGATACCAATGGGGGAACACGTTTGGTGGAAGATCATACCGAGGATTCTCAGACCGTGCTTGTCAGAAAGGGAGATCAGGAAGTACCACTTTTAGTTCAAACGAAAAAACCTGAGGTAAGGGGGTTCTGGTTGTCGCGAATGGAGTTGACCACGCTACTGTTAAGCAGTGGGTAG
- a CDS encoding SpoIIIAH-like family protein: MLKKQTVWLLTMLSLMIVLSVYYIMADPDESAFDPSGDDITESETAAPGTDGDDTEATDSEDVDVENTSAADSNELFTMLRMEIQDERSMKKDRLKDIVTSSSASIDEKNQAFETMDHLDETSKKEAVLEKLIGAEAENYKDVFVRSDDDKVDVHVMGTELSREEVINIMKMVEDEFGEVTVNVNQGTSEG; the protein is encoded by the coding sequence ATGTTGAAAAAACAAACTGTATGGCTGCTCACAATGCTAAGTCTGATGATCGTTTTAAGTGTATATTATATTATGGCAGATCCGGATGAATCTGCGTTTGATCCTAGTGGTGATGATATAACTGAATCAGAAACTGCGGCTCCTGGAACTGATGGAGATGATACTGAAGCAACCGATTCAGAAGATGTTGATGTGGAAAATACATCCGCTGCTGATAGCAATGAACTGTTCACCATGCTGCGGATGGAAATTCAGGACGAACGCAGTATGAAAAAAGATAGATTAAAAGACATTGTAACATCAAGTTCAGCGTCCATTGATGAAAAGAATCAAGCTTTTGAAACAATGGACCACCTCGATGAAACAAGCAAGAAAGAAGCGGTGTTGGAAAAGTTGATCGGCGCTGAAGCTGAAAATTATAAAGACGTTTTTGTTCGCTCGGACGATGATAAAGTAGATGTTCATGTAATGGGCACAGAACTTTCCAGGGAAGAAGTTATTAATATCATGAAAATGGTTGAAGATGAATTTGGAGAAGTTACAGTCAATGTGAACCAAGGGACGTCAGAAGGATAA
- the accB gene encoding acetyl-CoA carboxylase biotin carboxyl carrier protein, whose protein sequence is MLKVQEIRELIKLIDESSIDEFSYETNGTTISMKKSSGEQIVKAEPVPAVEKRETAVQQTEAPQTAPVEKPAEVSQEEPVANTPSNAVDYDHEIVSPMVGTFYSSPSPDSDVYVKVGSQVEKSSIVCIVEAMKLFNEIEAEANGEIVEILVENGELVEYGQPLFRVKTK, encoded by the coding sequence ATGCTTAAAGTCCAGGAAATCCGTGAATTGATCAAGCTGATTGATGAATCATCCATTGATGAATTTTCTTATGAAACGAATGGAACAACTATATCCATGAAAAAATCCTCAGGTGAACAAATTGTTAAAGCTGAGCCTGTTCCTGCAGTTGAAAAACGAGAAACAGCTGTTCAGCAAACTGAAGCACCTCAAACGGCCCCTGTTGAAAAACCAGCTGAGGTTTCACAAGAAGAACCAGTTGCAAATACACCTTCAAATGCCGTTGACTATGATCATGAAATTGTCTCACCGATGGTCGGAACATTTTATTCATCTCCTTCACCAGACAGTGACGTTTATGTCAAAGTCGGGAGCCAAGTTGAGAAGAGCTCCATTGTATGTATTGTAGAAGCCATGAAATTATTTAATGAAATTGAGGCTGAAGCAAACGGTGAAATTGTAGAAATCCTCGTAGAAAATGGCGAGTTAGTCGAATATGGCCAACCGCTTTTCAGGGTTAAAACAAAGTAG
- the accC gene encoding acetyl-CoA carboxylase biotin carboxylase subunit, translated as MIKKVLIANRGEIAVRVIRACKEMDIQTVAVYSEADRESLHVQLADEAYCIGPAASKDSYLNFTNIMSLATLTDVDAIHPGYGFLAENVDFAEICRACNITFIGPSPEAIQQMGIKDVARETMKNAGVPIVPGSDGVVADVEEAKTIAAEIGYPVIIKATAGGGGKGIRVARDEKELINGVQMTQNEAETAFGNPGVYLEKFIEDFRHVEIQVMADTYGNVVHLGERDCSIQRRLQKLIEETPSPAITPEIREKMGQAAVKAAKAVDYVGAGTIEFIFERPTQSFYFMEMNTRIQVEHPVTEMVTGIDLIKEQINVADEKELSFKQADIKFDGWSIECRINAENPFKNFMPSAGHIDMYLPAGGLGVRVDSAAYPGYRIPPYYDSMVAKLIVHGATREEAVSRMKRALDEFLVEGIHTTIPFHRLIMDHEVFVSGDFNTNFLELYPIEEENE; from the coding sequence GTGATTAAAAAAGTACTTATTGCAAATAGAGGTGAAATTGCGGTACGGGTTATTCGTGCCTGCAAAGAAATGGATATTCAAACTGTTGCTGTATATTCAGAGGCTGACCGTGAATCGCTGCATGTGCAATTGGCAGACGAAGCTTATTGTATTGGGCCAGCCGCAAGTAAAGACAGCTATCTTAATTTCACCAACATCATGAGCCTTGCCACATTGACAGATGTTGATGCGATCCACCCCGGTTATGGGTTTTTAGCAGAGAATGTTGATTTTGCGGAAATCTGCCGGGCTTGTAACATCACATTTATCGGCCCGTCCCCGGAAGCAATTCAGCAGATGGGCATTAAGGATGTTGCCCGCGAAACGATGAAAAATGCCGGTGTTCCTATTGTTCCGGGCTCAGATGGTGTTGTTGCAGATGTGGAAGAAGCGAAGACAATTGCTGCTGAAATCGGATATCCAGTTATCATTAAAGCAACAGCAGGCGGCGGCGGAAAAGGCATTCGAGTCGCTAGAGATGAAAAAGAATTGATAAACGGCGTTCAAATGACACAAAATGAAGCCGAAACCGCATTTGGGAACCCGGGTGTTTATCTTGAAAAATTTATAGAGGACTTCCGCCATGTTGAAATCCAGGTCATGGCTGATACTTACGGGAATGTTGTCCATTTGGGTGAGCGTGATTGTTCGATTCAGCGCCGGCTGCAAAAATTGATTGAAGAAACCCCATCCCCGGCCATTACACCTGAAATCAGGGAGAAAATGGGCCAGGCTGCCGTAAAAGCCGCTAAAGCAGTGGATTACGTCGGCGCCGGTACGATCGAATTTATTTTTGAACGACCGACACAATCATTTTACTTCATGGAAATGAATACAAGAATTCAAGTTGAACATCCCGTAACCGAAATGGTTACCGGTATTGATCTGATCAAGGAACAAATCAATGTGGCTGATGAGAAGGAACTTTCTTTTAAACAGGCAGACATTAAGTTCGATGGTTGGTCCATAGAATGCCGTATCAATGCCGAGAATCCATTTAAAAATTTCATGCCATCTGCCGGGCATATAGACATGTATTTGCCTGCAGGCGGTTTGGGTGTGCGAGTTGATTCTGCTGCATACCCCGGTTATCGTATCCCGCCCTATTATGATTCCATGGTGGCAAAATTAATTGTGCATGGCGCTACCCGTGAAGAAGCGGTGTCCCGCATGAAGCGCGCTTTGGATGAGTTTTTGGTTGAGGGAATCCACACGACCATACCTTTCCACAGGCTCATTATGGACCATGAGGTATTCGTCAGTGGAGATTTTAACACGAATTTTCTTGAATTATATCCTATTGAAGAAGAGAATGAATGA
- a CDS encoding Asp23/Gls24 family envelope stress response protein — MSDQPLLNVSDNTDLGKVEIAPEVIEIIAGIAASEVEGLSSMRGNFATGVVERFGRKSHSKGVKVELAENGIVIDLYVVMNFGVSIPTVAQSIQNNIRQSLKTMTALEIEEINVHVVGVQMESQSDHEAEDTE, encoded by the coding sequence ATGAGTGACCAGCCATTATTGAATGTTAGTGACAATACGGATTTGGGCAAGGTCGAAATTGCTCCCGAAGTGATTGAAATTATAGCTGGGATTGCCGCCTCGGAAGTTGAAGGTTTGTCTTCCATGCGCGGGAATTTTGCGACCGGAGTTGTGGAGCGTTTTGGACGTAAATCACACAGTAAAGGTGTTAAAGTAGAACTTGCTGAAAATGGAATTGTCATTGACTTGTATGTTGTCATGAATTTTGGTGTTTCTATTCCGACCGTCGCACAAAGCATTCAAAACAATATCAGACAGTCACTTAAAACAATGACAGCTCTCGAAATAGAAGAAATCAACGTCCACGTGGTAGGCGTCCAAATGGAAAGCCAAAGCGATCATGAGGCAGAAGACACCGAGTAA
- the nusB gene encoding transcription antitermination factor NusB, translating to MNRHTARETAFQVIFQMDMNDIDPITAIQQFLETTDIDTFLQTLVEGVVSHKVNIDETISSHLEKWTIDRIARVEKTILRIAVYEILFIEDIPESVSVNEAVELAKTFGDEDSSKFVNGVLSKILA from the coding sequence ATGAATCGTCATACTGCAAGAGAAACAGCATTTCAGGTTATTTTTCAAATGGATATGAATGATATTGACCCTATAACAGCCATTCAGCAGTTTTTGGAAACAACGGATATAGATACTTTTTTGCAAACGTTGGTGGAAGGTGTTGTTTCCCATAAGGTGAATATTGATGAGACAATCTCCAGTCACCTTGAAAAGTGGACCATCGATCGTATTGCCCGTGTTGAAAAAACCATTTTGCGGATCGCTGTATATGAGATTCTGTTTATCGAGGATATTCCTGAAAGTGTTTCGGTCAATGAGGCAGTTGAACTGGCCAAAACATTCGGGGATGAAGATTCAAGCAAATTTGTCAATGGTGTATTATCTAAAATACTAGCTTAA
- the folD gene encoding bifunctional methylenetetrahydrofolate dehydrogenase/methenyltetrahydrofolate cyclohydrolase FolD, with protein MVAEIISGKELAQKLREDMKVEVDRLREAHIVPHLTVVLVGDDPASRSYVRGKEKASRETGISSDVIELPTSTTEEDLLKTIHQLNEDENVHGILVQLPLPDHIREQLVIETISPDKDVDGFHPISIGRMMTGQDTFLPCTPHGIIQMLKSKNISMTGKHAVIIGRSNIVGKPVGQLLLNEHATVTYCHSKTKDLKALTTQADILIAAVGKPNVIKADHIKEGAAVIDVGVNRLENGKLTGDVDFEAVKEKASYITPVPGGVGPMTITMLLKNTIKAAEGLD; from the coding sequence ATGGTAGCAGAGATCATCAGTGGGAAGGAATTGGCACAAAAGCTGCGAGAAGATATGAAGGTGGAGGTTGACCGGCTGCGAGAAGCGCATATTGTTCCACATTTGACGGTGGTCCTGGTGGGAGATGACCCGGCTTCCCGTTCTTATGTCCGGGGCAAGGAAAAAGCCTCCAGAGAAACCGGGATTTCATCTGATGTGATTGAACTCCCAACTTCCACTACCGAAGAGGATTTACTAAAGACAATCCACCAGTTGAATGAGGATGAGAATGTACATGGGATCCTTGTACAATTGCCGTTGCCTGACCATATCCGGGAGCAGCTTGTCATCGAAACAATCTCGCCGGACAAAGATGTTGACGGGTTTCATCCAATCAGTATTGGCCGGATGATGACTGGTCAGGATACGTTTTTGCCATGCACACCCCATGGTATCATCCAAATGCTTAAATCCAAGAATATTTCGATGACGGGCAAGCATGCTGTGATCATCGGAAGAAGCAATATTGTAGGTAAGCCTGTAGGACAATTATTGTTAAATGAACATGCAACGGTAACGTATTGTCATTCGAAAACAAAGGATTTGAAAGCTCTCACCACTCAAGCTGATATTTTAATTGCAGCTGTAGGAAAGCCGAACGTTATAAAGGCCGACCATATTAAAGAAGGGGCTGCTGTGATTGACGTAGGTGTCAACAGACTTGAGAACGGTAAACTGACCGGTGATGTAGATTTTGAAGCCGTTAAAGAAAAAGCGTCTTATATCACCCCAGTTCCAGGCGGTGTAGGACCGATGACAATTACAATGCTTCTTAAAAACACCATTAAAGCTGCTGAAGGACTGGATTAA
- a CDS encoding exodeoxyribonuclease VII large subunit produces MNDNYLTVTALTRYIKRKMDSDRHLQNVWLKGELSNFKHHSRVICILQLRTTGLK; encoded by the coding sequence GTGAATGACAACTATTTAACAGTTACAGCACTCACACGGTATATCAAACGTAAAATGGATTCTGACCGCCATTTACAAAATGTTTGGTTAAAAGGAGAGTTATCCAATTTCAAGCATCACAGTCGGGTCATATGTATTTTACAATTAAGGACGACCGGACTAAAATAA